From Mannheimia pernigra, one genomic window encodes:
- a CDS encoding glycoside hydrolase family 32 protein: protein MHIFNNGKYKSLHAQSEGELNTLRQTVLSDQDFYPTYHLAPKTGLFNDPNGLIFDGKNYHIFAQWFPYGALHGMKHWQHFMTEDFQTFEKGELLIPDELFESHGCYSGGAILWQGKIVAFYTGNTRRPSDNARVPHQNIAIFDTSGKLLEKRCIIDQAPAGYTEHVRDPKPYITAEGKIRFVLGAQRENLTGTALIYEMNDLNDTPRLVAELDVNGFDNSNVFMWECPDLFRLGGKDLFVWSPQGKLRDSHQFQNNYHATYAVGQLNSNSFNAEHIEELDYGFDFYAPQTVENSDRIMFGWVGLPDLTYPTDKYQWHSMLTMPRKLSLKNGKVVQQPIVHLGEPQAVEISENVAIDDLDTAYLQISVENQPLVLDFFSNEQGQKLTIRFENGVFSLDRSQSEQTELMEKFGTVRHCKIEKLDTLDIFFDRSVVEIFLNGGEQVLTSRFFIAKRENIVKSSRPLQARVAKVIPISVE, encoded by the coding sequence ATGCACATTTTCAATAACGGCAAATACAAAAGCCTACACGCTCAAAGCGAGGGCGAATTAAATACTCTTCGCCAAACCGTACTTTCTGACCAAGATTTCTACCCAACTTACCATCTTGCTCCTAAAACAGGCTTATTTAACGACCCAAACGGTTTAATTTTTGATGGTAAGAACTACCACATCTTTGCTCAATGGTTTCCTTACGGTGCGTTGCACGGAATGAAGCATTGGCAGCATTTTATGACCGAAGATTTTCAAACCTTTGAAAAAGGGGAGTTATTAATTCCTGATGAATTGTTTGAATCACACGGTTGCTATTCCGGTGGAGCGATTTTATGGCAAGGCAAAATCGTGGCTTTCTATACGGGTAACACCCGCCGCCCTTCTGATAACGCTCGAGTTCCACATCAAAATATTGCGATTTTTGATACTTCAGGCAAATTGCTTGAAAAACGTTGTATTATTGACCAGGCCCCTGCAGGTTATACTGAACACGTGCGTGATCCGAAACCTTATATTACAGCGGAAGGCAAAATTCGTTTTGTACTTGGTGCTCAACGTGAAAATTTAACTGGTACGGCGTTAATTTATGAAATGAATGATCTAAATGATACTCCTCGTTTAGTTGCCGAACTTGATGTGAATGGTTTTGATAATAGCAACGTGTTTATGTGGGAATGCCCGGATCTATTCAGACTTGGCGGAAAAGATCTGTTTGTTTGGTCGCCACAGGGTAAACTGCGTGACAGTCATCAATTCCAAAATAACTATCACGCCACTTATGCGGTGGGGCAGTTAAATAGTAATAGTTTTAATGCCGAGCATATTGAAGAATTAGATTACGGCTTCGATTTTTATGCACCACAAACGGTGGAAAATTCGGATCGCATTATGTTTGGCTGGGTTGGCTTGCCAGATCTCACTTATCCAACAGATAAATACCAATGGCACTCAATGCTGACAATGCCTCGCAAGCTTTCCTTAAAAAATGGCAAAGTGGTACAGCAGCCGATAGTGCATTTAGGCGAGCCACAAGCGGTCGAAATTTCAGAAAATGTTGCAATTGATGATTTAGATACAGCTTATTTGCAAATTTCTGTGGAAAATCAACCGCTTGTATTAGATTTTTTCAGCAATGAACAAGGGCAAAAGCTCACAATCCGTTTTGAAAACGGCGTATTTAGCTTAGACCGCAGCCAAAGTGAGCAAACGGAATTAATGGAAAAGTTTGGTACGGTTCGTCATTGTAAAATCGAAAAATTAGACACGCTGGATATTTTCTTTGACCGCTCGGTAGTGGAAATTTTCCTCAATGGTGGCGAACAAGTGCTAACGTCTCGTTTTTTTATTGCTAAGCGTGAAAATATCGTGAAAAGTTCTCGTCCTCTCCAAGCGAGAGTAGCAAAAGTAATACCAATTAGCGTAGAATAA
- a CDS encoding aminoimidazole riboside kinase, with the protein MNKIWVTGDAVVDLIPDGENHYLKCAGGAPANVAVGVSRLGVEAGFIGRVGNDPLGQFMRDVLAAEKVSVENMILDDHYRTSTVIVGLDNGERSFTFMVNPSADQFLEIGDLPEFSQGDFLHCCSIAFINDPSRSTTIEAICRIKRAGGYVSFDPNLRESLWKNLDEMKSVVNSVISMADILKFSEEELTLLTDTANLEDATKVMTAQYPEKLIIITLGKDGAIYHFNGKSQMVAGKALAPVDTTGAGDAFVSGLLAGLANTRDWKDETALVEVIRKANASGALATTAKGAMSALPNKAELDAFLAE; encoded by the coding sequence ATGAATAAGATTTGGGTAACTGGTGATGCCGTTGTTGATTTAATTCCCGATGGCGAAAATCACTATTTGAAATGTGCAGGCGGTGCACCAGCAAATGTGGCGGTGGGGGTTTCTCGTTTAGGTGTTGAGGCTGGTTTTATTGGACGAGTAGGTAACGATCCGCTTGGTCAATTTATGCGAGATGTGCTGGCGGCAGAAAAGGTGTCTGTAGAGAATATGATTTTAGATGATCATTATCGCACTTCAACCGTGATCGTTGGTTTAGATAATGGTGAGCGTAGCTTTACCTTTATGGTAAATCCAAGTGCAGACCAATTTTTAGAAATTGGCGATTTACCTGAATTTAGTCAAGGTGATTTCTTACATTGTTGCTCCATTGCTTTTATTAACGATCCTTCACGATCAACCACTATTGAAGCGATTTGCCGTATAAAACGTGCAGGTGGATATGTTTCGTTTGATCCAAATTTGCGTGAATCGCTTTGGAAAAATCTTGATGAGATGAAATCGGTGGTGAATTCTGTGATCTCAATGGCGGATATTCTCAAATTTTCAGAAGAAGAGCTGACCTTATTAACCGATACAGCAAATTTAGAAGACGCAACCAAAGTAATGACTGCTCAGTATCCAGAAAAACTCATTATTATTACTTTGGGCAAAGATGGTGCCATTTATCACTTCAACGGTAAAAGCCAAATGGTTGCAGGTAAAGCCCTCGCACCTGTTGATACGACTGGTGCAGGCGATGCTTTTGTCAGCGGATTATTAGCCGGTTTAGCCAACACGCGAGATTGGAAAGATGAAACCGCTTTAGTTGAGGTTATCCGCAAAGCAAATGCCTCCGGTGCGTTAGCCACCACTGCAAAAGGGGCGATGTCAGCATTGCCGAATAAAGCAGAGTTAGACGCATTTTTGGCAGAATAG